One genomic segment of Streptomyces sp. NBC_00239 includes these proteins:
- a CDS encoding acyl-CoA synthetase, translating into MSVTDPQPPNGFWAQAAADPDRIVLTAPDGEPWTAGRLLADVNRMVHGLRAAGLERGDAFAVVLPNGVEFFTAYLAASQAGFYLVPVNHHLVGPEIAWIVADSGAKVLIAHERFAATATAAADEAGLPTTHRFGVAAAGTGGDDATATETVVPDAVVPDAVVPDAVARGAVAPGADGRTAGPLAGFRPYAELLDGQPATAPVDRTLGWVMNYTSGTTGRPRGIRRPLQGKAPEEAHLGGFLGIFGIRPFDGNVHLVCSPLYHTAVLQFAGASLHIGHPLVLMDKWTPEDMLRLIDTHRCTHTHMVPTQFHRLLALPEATRNAYDVSSMRHAIHGAAPCPDHVKRAMIDWWGSCVEEYYAASEGGGAFATAEDWLKKPGTVGRAWPISELAVFDDDGNRLPAGELGTVYMKMSTGGFSYHKDEGKTRKNRIGDFFTVGDLGLLDEEGYLFLRDRKIDMIISGGVNIYPAEIESALLTHPAVADAAAFGIPNADWGEEVKAVVEPAEGHTAGDELAADILVHCERQLAGFKRPKTVDFITAMPRDPNGKLYKRRLRDPYWEGRERAM; encoded by the coding sequence ATGAGCGTGACCGACCCGCAGCCCCCCAACGGCTTCTGGGCCCAGGCGGCCGCCGACCCCGACCGGATCGTGCTCACCGCCCCGGACGGCGAGCCGTGGACGGCGGGCCGCCTGCTCGCCGACGTCAACCGCATGGTCCACGGACTGCGCGCCGCGGGCCTGGAGCGCGGTGACGCCTTCGCGGTGGTCCTGCCCAACGGCGTCGAGTTCTTCACCGCCTACCTCGCCGCCTCCCAGGCGGGCTTCTACCTGGTCCCCGTCAACCACCACCTGGTGGGACCGGAGATCGCCTGGATCGTCGCCGACTCCGGCGCCAAGGTGCTCATCGCCCACGAGCGCTTCGCCGCCACCGCGACGGCCGCCGCCGACGAGGCGGGCCTCCCGACAACCCACCGCTTCGGCGTCGCGGCCGCCGGGACCGGCGGGGACGACGCTACGGCCACGGAAACGGTCGTCCCGGACGCGGTCGTCCCGGACGCGGTCGTCCCGGACGCGGTCGCCCGGGGCGCGGTCGCCCCGGGAGCGGACGGCCGTACCGCCGGTCCCCTCGCGGGTTTCCGTCCGTACGCCGAGCTGCTCGACGGGCAGCCCGCGACCGCGCCCGTCGACCGCACCCTCGGCTGGGTGATGAACTACACCTCCGGCACCACCGGCCGCCCCCGCGGCATCCGCCGCCCGCTCCAGGGCAAGGCCCCGGAGGAGGCCCATCTCGGCGGTTTCCTCGGCATCTTCGGGATCCGCCCCTTCGACGGCAACGTCCACCTGGTCTGCTCGCCGCTCTACCACACGGCCGTGCTCCAGTTCGCCGGCGCCTCCCTGCACATCGGGCACCCGCTGGTCCTCATGGACAAGTGGACGCCCGAGGACATGCTCCGCCTCATCGACACCCACCGGTGCACGCACACCCACATGGTCCCCACCCAGTTCCACCGCCTCCTCGCGCTGCCCGAAGCGACCCGGAACGCGTACGACGTGTCCTCGATGCGGCACGCCATCCACGGCGCCGCGCCCTGCCCCGACCACGTCAAGCGCGCCATGATCGACTGGTGGGGCAGCTGCGTGGAGGAGTACTACGCGGCCAGCGAGGGCGGCGGCGCGTTCGCCACCGCCGAGGACTGGCTGAAGAAGCCCGGCACCGTCGGCAGGGCCTGGCCGATCAGCGAGCTCGCCGTCTTCGACGACGACGGCAACCGGCTCCCGGCCGGCGAACTCGGCACCGTCTACATGAAGATGAGCACCGGCGGCTTCAGCTACCACAAGGACGAGGGCAAAACCCGCAAGAACCGCATCGGCGACTTCTTCACCGTCGGGGACCTCGGCCTGCTCGACGAGGAGGGGTACCTCTTCCTCCGCGACCGCAAGATCGACATGATCATCTCGGGCGGGGTCAACATCTACCCGGCCGAGATCGAGTCCGCGCTCCTCACCCACCCCGCCGTCGCCGACGCGGCCGCCTTCGGCATCCCGAACGCCGACTGGGGCGAGGAGGTCAAGGCCGTCGTCGAGCCGGCCGAGGGCCACACTGCGGGGGACGAGCTGGCCGCCGACATCCTTGTCCACTGCGAGCGCCAACTCGCCGGATTCAAGCGCCCCAAGACGGTCGACTTCATCACCGCGATGCCCCGCGACCCCAACGGCAAGCTGTACAAGCGGCGGCTGCGCGACCCCTACTGGGAGGGCCGTGAACGCGCGATGTGA
- a CDS encoding cysteine hydrolase family protein — translation MTPALILIDLMPRIIAMPLAPHSGTEVEERCRRLADAFRAKGLPVVLVRVERPNVAEQPPGSDLADGLARPGDVVIVKRTIGAFQATGLDEALRSRGVDTVVMAGLVTNMGVESTARVASDHGYEVEFVEDAMSGFAADEHAFAVQRVFPRFGAVRNTSDYT, via the coding sequence ATGACCCCTGCGCTGATCCTCATCGACCTGATGCCCCGCATCATCGCCATGCCGCTCGCGCCGCACTCGGGGACCGAGGTCGAGGAGCGCTGCCGCAGGCTGGCGGACGCCTTCCGGGCCAAGGGCCTGCCCGTCGTCCTGGTCCGGGTCGAACGGCCGAACGTGGCCGAGCAGCCGCCCGGCAGCGACCTCGCGGACGGGCTCGCCCGGCCGGGTGACGTCGTGATCGTCAAGCGGACCATCGGCGCCTTCCAGGCCACCGGCCTGGACGAGGCGCTGCGCAGCCGGGGCGTGGACACGGTGGTCATGGCGGGCCTGGTCACCAATATGGGCGTCGAGTCCACCGCGCGGGTGGCCTCCGACCACGGGTACGAGGTGGAGTTCGTCGAAGACGCGATGTCCGGGTTCGCGGCGGACGAGCACGCGTTCGCGGTGCAGCGCGTCTTTCCGCGCTTCGGCGCGGTCCGCAACACGTCCGACTACACCTGA
- a CDS encoding penicillin acylase family protein: MHLRNHIRRLALLSAAVLAAGAAVAPAAAAPPGSGAGAAAAVSGRGLSAVIRYTEYGIPHILAKDYADLGFGTGWAQAADQVCVLADGFVTLRGERSRWFGPDAAPDSSLSSARRNLSSDLYFRGVRDSGTIERLLAQPAPAGPSGQLKELMRGWAAGYNAWLAQHRDRITDPACKDAAWVGPVTTADVAARGYAVAVLGGQGRGIDGITAAEPPAVGAAARRPSAAGTGSRGPTAPAVDPAEAARELFDNGRADMGSNAVAFGGGVTANGRGLLLGNPHYPWQGGRRFWQSQQTIPGELDVSGASLLGTPVVNIGFNAKVAWSHTVATGVPVNLHQLALDPADPTAYLVDGRAEPMVRRTVTVPVQGGGEVTRTQWWTRYGPVLNSLGGSLPLPWTRTTAYAMGDPNAVNLRGSDTALALGKARSVAGAEAALRRTQGLPWVNTVAADSAGGTLFTQAQVLPRITDELAARCSTPLGRATYPSSGLAVLDGSRTDCAPGSDPDSVQPGIFGPSRAPVLRGAPYAENSNDSAWLAHADRPLTGYERIWGTVGTPRSLRTRGALEDVSAMAARGRLTVGDLQRQQYANRAPAGDLAAADAAKACAALPGGTATAGDGTVVDVSAACGVLERWDRTTDSGSRGALLFDRFWRRLTASTGPADLWVVPFSAADPVRTPHTLNRSAPGLPRALAETVRELRAAGIALDAPLGERQFVVRGGQRLPVGGGTEALGVWNKIEAPWDPAAGAYPDVVHGSSHIQAVGWDGSRCPVARTLLTYGQSSDPGSPSSADQTRLFSSERWVRARFCERDILASPALRVLRVREPR; encoded by the coding sequence TTGCACCTCCGTAACCACATCCGGCGGCTCGCGCTGCTCAGTGCCGCCGTGCTCGCCGCGGGCGCCGCGGTCGCGCCGGCGGCCGCAGCGCCACCCGGCTCCGGCGCCGGGGCCGCGGCCGCGGTTTCCGGACGCGGGCTGTCCGCGGTCATCCGCTACACCGAGTACGGCATCCCGCACATCCTCGCGAAGGACTACGCGGACCTGGGCTTCGGCACCGGGTGGGCACAGGCCGCCGACCAGGTCTGTGTGCTGGCCGACGGGTTCGTGACGCTCAGGGGTGAGCGTTCGCGCTGGTTCGGGCCCGACGCGGCGCCCGACAGTTCCCTGTCGTCCGCCCGCCGCAACCTCTCCAGCGACCTGTACTTCCGCGGCGTACGCGACTCGGGCACCATCGAGCGGCTGCTGGCCCAGCCCGCTCCGGCCGGCCCCAGCGGGCAGCTCAAGGAGCTGATGCGGGGCTGGGCCGCCGGCTACAACGCCTGGCTGGCACAGCACCGGGACCGGATAACCGACCCGGCCTGCAAGGACGCCGCCTGGGTGGGCCCGGTGACCACCGCCGACGTGGCGGCGCGCGGGTACGCGGTGGCGGTGCTCGGCGGCCAGGGCCGCGGGATCGACGGCATCACCGCCGCGGAACCGCCCGCCGTGGGCGCGGCGGCGCGGCGTCCTTCGGCCGCGGGTACCGGCAGCCGTGGCCCGACCGCTCCGGCCGTGGACCCCGCGGAGGCCGCCCGTGAACTGTTCGACAACGGGCGGGCCGACATGGGCTCCAATGCGGTCGCGTTCGGCGGCGGAGTGACGGCGAACGGCCGCGGCCTGCTGCTCGGCAATCCGCACTACCCCTGGCAGGGCGGCCGGCGGTTCTGGCAGTCGCAGCAGACCATCCCCGGCGAGCTCGACGTCTCCGGCGCCTCGCTGCTCGGCACTCCCGTCGTCAACATCGGCTTCAACGCCAAGGTGGCGTGGAGCCACACCGTGGCCACCGGCGTGCCGGTCAACCTGCACCAGCTGGCGCTGGACCCCGCCGACCCCACGGCGTACCTCGTGGACGGCCGGGCCGAGCCGATGGTCCGTCGGACGGTGACCGTGCCCGTGCAGGGCGGCGGCGAGGTGACGCGCACCCAGTGGTGGACCCGGTACGGGCCGGTGCTGAACTCCCTCGGCGGATCGCTGCCGCTGCCCTGGACCCGTACGACGGCGTACGCGATGGGCGACCCGAACGCGGTCAACCTGCGCGGCTCCGACACCGCCCTGGCGCTCGGCAAGGCCCGCTCGGTGGCGGGCGCCGAGGCCGCGCTGCGGCGCACGCAGGGGCTGCCGTGGGTGAACACGGTCGCGGCCGACTCGGCCGGCGGCACCCTCTTCACGCAGGCACAGGTACTGCCCCGGATCACCGACGAGCTGGCCGCACGCTGCTCGACCCCGCTCGGGCGGGCCACGTACCCGTCCTCCGGGCTGGCCGTGCTCGACGGCTCCCGCACGGACTGCGCGCCGGGCTCGGACCCGGACTCGGTCCAGCCGGGGATCTTCGGGCCCTCCCGGGCGCCCGTGCTGCGCGGTGCGCCGTACGCGGAGAACTCCAACGACAGCGCCTGGCTCGCCCACGCGGACCGGCCGCTGACCGGGTACGAGCGGATCTGGGGCACCGTCGGCACGCCACGCTCGCTGCGCACCCGCGGGGCACTGGAGGACGTGTCGGCCATGGCGGCGCGGGGCCGGCTGACCGTCGGCGACCTCCAGCGGCAGCAGTACGCGAACCGGGCGCCGGCCGGCGACCTGGCCGCGGCCGACGCGGCGAAGGCGTGCGCGGCGCTGCCGGGCGGCACGGCCACGGCCGGCGACGGCACCGTGGTGGACGTGTCCGCTGCCTGCGGGGTGCTGGAGCGGTGGGACCGGACGACCGACAGCGGGAGCCGGGGAGCGCTGCTCTTCGACCGGTTCTGGCGGCGGCTCACGGCCTCGACGGGCCCGGCGGACCTGTGGGTGGTGCCGTTCTCGGCCGCCGACCCGGTACGGACCCCCCACACGCTGAACCGGTCGGCGCCGGGGCTGCCCCGCGCGCTGGCGGAGACCGTACGGGAGCTGCGGGCGGCGGGCATCGCGCTGGACGCGCCGCTGGGCGAGCGCCAGTTCGTGGTGCGCGGCGGGCAGCGGCTCCCGGTGGGCGGCGGCACGGAGGCGCTGGGCGTCTGGAACAAGATCGAGGCGCCGTGGGACCCGGCCGCCGGGGCCTACCCGGACGTGGTCCACGGGTCCAGCCACATCCAGGCGGTGGGCTGGGACGGCAGCCGCTGCCCGGTGGCCCGGACCCTGCTGACGTACGGCCAGTCCTCCGACCCGGGCTCGCCGTCGTCCGCCGACCAGACCCGACTGTTCTCGTCGGAACGGTGGGTACGGGCCCGGTTCTGCGAACGCGACATCCTCGCGTCGCCGGCCCTACGCGTACTGCGGGTGCGCGAACCCCGCTGA
- a CDS encoding NAD(P)H-dependent flavin oxidoreductase, translated as METELSKKLGVEHAIFGFTPFPAVAAAITRAGGFGVLGAVRYTAPDDLARDLDWMQEHTDGKPYGLDVVMPAKKVEGVTEADVEAMIPEGHREFVRETLAKHGVPELAEGEASGWRITGWMEQVARNQLDVAFDYPIKLLANALGSPPADVIERAHDHGVLVAALAGSAKHARRHAEAGIDIVVAQGYEAGGHTGEIASMVLVPEVVEAVAPLPVLAAGGIGSGAQIAAGLALGAQGAWLGSLWLTATEADLHSRALTEKLLAAGSGDTVRSRALTGKPARQLRTEWTDAWEDPAGPGPLPMPLQGLLVAEAVSRIQKYEVQPLLGTPVGQIVGRMNSERSVQAIFDDLTRDFEKAVDRISRIAGRA; from the coding sequence ATGGAGACGGAGCTGAGCAAGAAACTGGGAGTCGAGCACGCCATCTTCGGCTTCACGCCCTTCCCGGCGGTGGCCGCCGCCATCACCCGGGCCGGCGGCTTCGGCGTGCTCGGAGCGGTCCGCTACACCGCCCCCGACGACCTCGCGCGCGACCTCGACTGGATGCAGGAGCACACCGACGGCAAGCCGTACGGCCTCGACGTCGTGATGCCCGCCAAGAAGGTCGAGGGGGTCACCGAGGCGGACGTCGAGGCGATGATCCCGGAAGGGCACCGGGAGTTCGTCCGCGAAACCCTCGCCAAGCACGGCGTTCCCGAGCTCGCCGAGGGCGAGGCCTCCGGCTGGCGGATCACCGGCTGGATGGAGCAGGTCGCCCGCAACCAGCTCGACGTCGCCTTCGACTACCCCATAAAACTCCTCGCCAACGCCCTCGGTTCGCCGCCCGCCGACGTGATCGAGCGCGCCCACGACCACGGGGTCCTCGTCGCCGCGCTCGCCGGCAGCGCCAAGCACGCCCGCCGCCACGCCGAGGCCGGCATCGACATCGTCGTGGCCCAGGGGTACGAGGCGGGCGGCCACACCGGCGAGATCGCCTCCATGGTCCTGGTCCCCGAGGTCGTCGAGGCGGTGGCCCCGCTGCCCGTGCTCGCCGCCGGCGGCATCGGCAGCGGGGCCCAGATCGCCGCAGGCCTCGCCCTCGGCGCACAGGGCGCCTGGCTCGGCTCGCTGTGGCTCACCGCCACCGAAGCCGACCTGCACTCACGCGCCCTGACGGAGAAACTCCTCGCGGCCGGCTCCGGCGACACCGTGCGCTCCCGCGCCCTCACCGGCAAGCCCGCCCGCCAGCTGCGTACCGAGTGGACCGACGCGTGGGAGGACCCGGCGGGCCCCGGCCCGCTCCCCATGCCCCTCCAGGGGCTGCTCGTCGCCGAGGCCGTGTCCCGGATCCAGAAGTACGAGGTCCAGCCGCTGCTGGGCACCCCCGTCGGCCAGATCGTCGGCCGCATGAACTCCGAACGCAGCGTCCAGGCCATCTTCGACGACCTGACCCGGGACTTCGAGAAGGCCGTCGACCGGATCAGCCGCATCGCCGGCCGAGCCTGA
- a CDS encoding phytoene desaturase family protein, with translation MSRATFPNDATQAVREAVREAVPEPVTADGPQAGAPTADAYDAVIVGGGHNGLVAAAYLARAGRTVLVLERLDRTGGAAVSTRPFAGVDARLSRYSYLVSLLPRKIVTDLGLEFAVRKRTVSSYTPAVRDGRATGLLVGGGEDRTRASFARLTGDPGAREYERWRAFYATTARVAERVFPTLTEPLPTRSELRGRIDDEAAWRMLFEEPIGRAVEAHFTDDLVRGVVLTDALIGTFADAHDPSLVQNRCFLYHVIGGGTGDWDVPVGGMGALTAALARAARSAGAEIRTGHEVLRIETDGAADAAVTFRTAHGEGRVAARQVLVNASPQALAALLGDEPPAPAEGAQLKVNMLLTRLPRLRDTAVDPREAFAGTFHIAEGYGELARAHAQAAAGELPAAPPSEIYCHSLTDPSILGPELAARGYQTLTLFGLHAPARLFEKDNDGARERLLAATLAQLDAHLAEPLADCLAVDADGRPCIEAKTPLDLERELRLPGGHIFHRDLAFPYAEAAGGAGRWGVGTRYANVLLCGAGAVRGGGVSGIPGHNAAMSALNQ, from the coding sequence ATGAGCCGAGCAACGTTCCCGAACGACGCCACCCAGGCCGTACGAGAGGCCGTACGCGAGGCCGTCCCCGAGCCCGTGACGGCCGACGGGCCGCAGGCCGGCGCACCGACCGCGGACGCGTACGACGCCGTCATCGTCGGCGGCGGCCACAACGGCCTGGTCGCCGCCGCCTACCTGGCCCGGGCCGGACGCACCGTACTCGTCCTGGAGCGGCTCGACCGCACCGGCGGCGCAGCCGTCTCCACCCGCCCCTTCGCTGGCGTCGACGCCCGCCTGTCCCGCTACTCGTACCTGGTATCGCTGCTGCCCCGGAAGATCGTCACCGATCTGGGGCTGGAGTTCGCGGTGCGCAAGCGGACCGTGTCCTCGTACACGCCCGCGGTCCGCGACGGACGGGCCACCGGCCTGCTGGTGGGCGGTGGCGAGGACCGCACCCGTGCCTCCTTCGCCCGTCTCACCGGCGACCCCGGGGCCCGCGAGTACGAGCGCTGGCGCGCCTTCTACGCCACCACCGCGCGCGTCGCCGAACGGGTCTTCCCCACGCTCACCGAGCCGCTGCCCACCCGGTCGGAGCTGCGCGGCCGGATCGACGACGAGGCGGCCTGGCGGATGCTCTTCGAGGAGCCCATCGGCCGGGCCGTGGAGGCGCACTTCACCGACGACCTGGTACGCGGCGTGGTGCTGACGGACGCCCTGATCGGCACCTTCGCGGACGCCCACGACCCGTCCCTCGTGCAGAACCGCTGCTTCCTCTACCACGTCATCGGCGGCGGCACCGGCGACTGGGACGTGCCGGTCGGCGGCATGGGAGCGCTCACCGCGGCGCTCGCCCGCGCCGCCCGGTCGGCCGGCGCGGAGATCCGTACGGGCCACGAGGTGCTGCGCATCGAGACGGACGGCGCCGCGGACGCGGCCGTCACCTTCCGCACCGCCCACGGGGAGGGCCGGGTCGCCGCCCGGCAGGTGCTGGTGAACGCGTCCCCGCAGGCGCTGGCCGCGCTCCTCGGCGACGAACCGCCGGCCCCGGCGGAGGGCGCCCAGCTCAAGGTCAACATGCTGCTGACCAGGCTGCCCCGGCTGCGCGACACCGCCGTGGACCCGCGCGAAGCCTTCGCCGGCACCTTCCACATCGCCGAGGGGTACGGGGAACTGGCGCGCGCCCACGCGCAGGCGGCGGCCGGCGAACTGCCCGCCGCGCCGCCGTCGGAGATCTACTGCCACTCGCTGACGGACCCGAGCATCCTCGGCCCCGAACTCGCCGCCCGCGGCTACCAGACGCTCACGCTCTTCGGACTGCACGCGCCCGCCCGGCTGTTCGAGAAGGACAACGACGGGGCGCGGGAGCGGCTGCTCGCCGCGACGCTGGCGCAGCTCGACGCGCACCTCGCGGAGCCGCTCGCCGACTGCCTCGCCGTGGACGCGGACGGTCGCCCCTGCATCGAGGCGAAGACCCCGCTGGACCTGGAACGCGAGTTGCGGCTGCCCGGCGGGCACATCTTCCACCGCGACCTCGCGTTCCCGTACGCGGAGGCCGCCGGGGGCGCGGGACGCTGGGGGGTCGGGACCCGGTACGCGAACGTGCTGCTGTGCGGGGCCGGTGCGGTGCGCGGCGGCGGCGTCAGCGGCATCCCCGGCCACAACGCGGCCATGTCAGCCCTCAACCAATAA
- a CDS encoding calcium:proton antiporter: MTATRTSPLTDWTVLVPTVALVALVFSWGRDLPGYAVALVALCLAGAVLAAVHHAEVVAHRVGEPFGSLVLAVAVTVIEVALIVTLMADGGDKTSSLARDTVFAAVMITCNGIVGLSLLVGALRNRVAVFNAEGSGAALATVATLATLSLVLPTFTTTKPGPEFSTAQLAFAAVASLALYGLFVAVQTVRHRDYFLPVTGHAGSGTDGRSGGGTGAGGGTDGRSGGGTGGGTGRGDPSAPRPAGPSVPAAPAVAAVAEADPASGEDHAEPPTARAALISLGLLMVALVAVVGNAKAVSPTIESAVADAGLPHAVVGVIIALLVLLPETLAAVRAARRDRVQTSLNLAYGSAIASIGLTIPVIALATVWLSGPLLLGLGPTHMVLLALTVVVGALTVVPGRATLLQGGVHLVVLAAYLFLAISP, translated from the coding sequence ATGACGGCGACACGGACCTCACCCCTCACCGACTGGACCGTCCTGGTCCCCACCGTGGCGCTCGTCGCACTCGTCTTCAGCTGGGGGCGGGACCTGCCCGGATACGCCGTGGCCCTGGTCGCCCTGTGCCTGGCGGGCGCCGTCCTCGCGGCCGTCCACCACGCCGAGGTGGTCGCCCACCGGGTGGGCGAGCCGTTCGGTTCGCTGGTCCTCGCCGTCGCGGTCACCGTCATCGAGGTGGCCCTGATCGTCACCCTCATGGCCGATGGCGGCGACAAGACCTCCTCGCTGGCCCGGGACACCGTCTTCGCCGCCGTGATGATCACCTGCAACGGCATCGTCGGACTCTCCCTGCTGGTGGGCGCCCTGCGCAACCGGGTCGCCGTCTTCAACGCCGAGGGCTCCGGCGCCGCGCTGGCCACCGTCGCCACCCTGGCCACGCTCAGCCTCGTGCTGCCGACCTTCACCACGACCAAACCGGGCCCCGAGTTCTCCACCGCCCAACTCGCCTTCGCCGCGGTCGCCTCGCTCGCGCTGTACGGGCTGTTCGTCGCCGTACAGACGGTCCGCCACCGTGACTACTTCCTCCCGGTGACCGGCCACGCGGGCTCCGGAACGGACGGCCGCTCGGGCGGTGGCACCGGCGCCGGCGGAGGCACGGACGGCCGCTCGGGCGGAGGCACGGGCGGTGGCACCGGCAGAGGCGATCCGTCGGCCCCGCGCCCGGCCGGGCCTTCCGTACCCGCCGCGCCCGCCGTCGCCGCCGTGGCCGAGGCGGACCCGGCATCCGGTGAGGACCATGCCGAGCCGCCCACCGCCCGGGCAGCGCTGATCAGCCTCGGGCTGCTGATGGTGGCCCTCGTCGCGGTCGTCGGCAACGCCAAGGCCGTCTCGCCCACCATCGAGTCGGCCGTCGCCGACGCCGGTCTGCCGCACGCGGTGGTCGGCGTGATCATCGCGCTGCTGGTGCTGCTGCCCGAGACGCTCGCAGCGGTTCGCGCGGCGCGGCGCGACCGGGTACAGACCAGCCTCAACCTGGCGTACGGCTCGGCCATCGCGAGCATCGGCCTGACCATCCCGGTCATCGCCCTTGCCACGGTATGGCTGTCGGGGCCGCTGCTTCTGGGGCTTGGGCCGACGCACATGGTGCTGCTGGCGCTCACGGTGGTCGTCGGAGCGCTGACGGTCGTGCCGGGGCGGGCGACGCTCCTGCAGGGCGGGGTCCATCTGGTCGTGCTCGCCGCGTACCTCTTCCTGGCAATCAGCCCCTGA
- a CDS encoding serine hydrolase: MTALPVRTAPPVPPGAPVPPCGRLSRRRLGARLLALGGVLALQALPGAAGAAGQNPVERRALQGLRLRYGSARQAGLLDRHLEGVVSEVRRFLGPSPEYPYFAGAVVLAGRGRTVALHRALGDAVRYADYDGRTDRAVELPAAERIAMTEDTVFDLASLTKLFTSLLAVQQIERNRLTLEAPVARYLPEFTGGGKELITVRQLLTHTSGLRSWAPFYQEATREGQLRLLWSVRPQDTPGSVYRYSDLNLIALQLLLERITGHTLDVLLHDEITAPLGMHRTRFNPPLSWRRTIAATEVQRPPWSGLDRGLVWGEVHDENAYALGGVAGHAGVFGTAWDLAVLARALLDGGVYAGKRILRPASVELLFTDFNTAFPGDDHGLGFELYQHWYMGAMATPGAAGHTGFTGTSMVLDPVGDSYLILLGNSVHPVRTWRAGSAPRVAAGNRFARAVPVRTRHGGPAWFSGMDTGGSGTLTLPPLTPTGAAAKLRCAVWWDTVPGAGAFYLEASTDPDGAVWAPVPFITVRTTGGSPEHWPAGTAGGWSQRIWHRLEAGLGDWAGRAVRLRFRYEAGGRYVGRGVYVDVLRVAEPGGLLFAEDRPADAARIHPVGWTRSPD; encoded by the coding sequence ATGACTGCGCTGCCCGTCAGGACTGCCCCACCTGTCCCGCCCGGCGCGCCCGTCCCGCCCTGCGGCCGGTTGAGCCGGCGGCGGCTGGGGGCGCGGCTGCTCGCGCTCGGCGGGGTGCTGGCACTCCAGGCGCTGCCCGGGGCGGCGGGGGCGGCCGGGCAGAACCCGGTGGAGCGCCGCGCCCTGCAAGGGCTCCGGCTGCGGTACGGGTCCGCCCGTCAGGCGGGTCTGCTGGACCGGCACCTCGAGGGGGTGGTGTCGGAGGTCCGGCGGTTCCTCGGGCCGTCCCCCGAATACCCTTACTTCGCCGGTGCGGTGGTGCTCGCCGGACGGGGCAGGACGGTCGCGCTGCACCGGGCCCTCGGGGACGCCGTCCGGTACGCGGACTACGACGGGCGGACCGACCGCGCCGTGGAGCTCCCGGCGGCCGAGCGGATCGCGATGACCGAGGACACGGTCTTCGACCTGGCCTCGCTCACCAAGCTGTTCACGTCACTGCTCGCGGTGCAGCAGATCGAGCGGAACCGGCTCACGCTGGAAGCCCCGGTCGCCCGCTACCTGCCGGAGTTCACCGGCGGCGGCAAGGAGCTCATCACGGTCCGCCAGCTGCTCACCCACACGTCGGGGCTGCGCTCGTGGGCGCCCTTCTACCAGGAGGCGACCCGCGAGGGGCAGTTGCGGCTGCTGTGGTCGGTGCGTCCGCAGGACACTCCCGGCAGCGTGTACCGCTACTCCGACCTCAACCTCATCGCGCTCCAGCTGCTCTTGGAACGGATCACCGGTCACACACTGGATGTCCTGCTCCACGACGAGATCACTGCTCCACTCGGCATGCACCGCACTCGTTTCAATCCCCCGCTCTCGTGGCGCCGGACGATCGCGGCCACCGAGGTGCAGCGCCCGCCCTGGTCCGGCCTGGACCGCGGCCTGGTCTGGGGCGAGGTGCACGACGAGAACGCGTACGCGCTCGGCGGGGTCGCGGGGCACGCCGGGGTCTTCGGCACCGCCTGGGACCTCGCGGTGCTCGCCCGCGCCCTCCTCGACGGCGGGGTCTACGCCGGCAAGCGCATCCTGCGCCCCGCCTCCGTCGAACTCCTCTTCACCGACTTCAACACCGCCTTCCCCGGCGACGACCACGGGCTCGGCTTCGAGCTCTACCAGCACTGGTACATGGGCGCCATGGCCACCCCCGGCGCGGCCGGCCACACCGGCTTCACCGGCACCTCCATGGTCCTGGACCCGGTCGGCGACTCGTACCTCATCCTGCTCGGCAACTCCGTGCACCCGGTGCGGACCTGGCGGGCCGGCAGCGCGCCTCGGGTCGCGGCCGGCAACCGATTCGCCCGCGCCGTGCCCGTCCGCACCCGGCACGGCGGGCCCGCCTGGTTCTCCGGCATGGACACCGGCGGCTCGGGCACCCTCACCCTGCCGCCGCTCACCCCGACCGGGGCCGCGGCCAAGCTGCGCTGCGCGGTGTGGTGGGACACGGTGCCGGGGGCGGGCGCGTTCTACCTGGAGGCCTCGACGGACCCGGACGGCGCCGTGTGGGCGCCGGTCCCCTTCATCACCGTCCGTACCACCGGCGGCAGTCCGGAGCACTGGCCCGCGGGCACGGCGGGCGGCTGGTCGCAGCGGATCTGGCACCGGTTGGAGGCCGGGCTCGGCGACTGGGCCGGACGGGCGGTGCGGCTGCGGTTCCGGTACGAGGCGGGTGGGCGGTACGTGGGCCGTGGCGTGTACGTGGACGTCCTGCGGGTCGCCGAGCCGGGCGGTCTCCTCTTCGCCGAGGACCGCCCCGCCGACGCCGCCCGCATCCACCCCGTCGGCTGGACCCGCTCCCCCGACTGA